The Symphalangus syndactylus isolate Jambi chromosome 8, NHGRI_mSymSyn1-v2.1_pri, whole genome shotgun sequence genome includes a window with the following:
- the LOC129488840 gene encoding endogenous retrovirus group K member 104 Rec protein-like, producing MNPSEMQGKMPLWRRKTLTRAPSTHQVNKMVISEEKMKLPSTKKAELLSWAQLKKLTQLAEKSLKNTRVTQTPENMLLAALMIVSMVSTGVPSSSGETVTSENGP from the exons atgaacccatCAGAGATGCAAGGAAAAATGCCTCTGTGGAGACGGAAAACCCTCACTCGAGCACCATCAACTCACCAGGTGAACAAAATGGTGAtatcagaagaaaagatgaagttGCCATCCACAAAGAAAGCAGAGTTGCTGTCCTGGGCCCAGCTAAAGAAGCTGACACAGTTAGCTGAAAAAAGCCTGAAGAACACAAGGGTAACACAAACTCCAGAGAATATGCTGCTTGCAGCTTTAATGATTGTATCAATGGTG TCTACAGGTGTACCCAGCAGCTCCGGAGAGACAGTGACCAGCGAGAACGGACCATGA